Proteins from a single region of Salinibacter grassmerensis:
- the argS gene encoding arginine--tRNA ligase — protein MKDYLRTQIRHVLDALGDVPDDFDIELEEPDRPEHGDLATNTALRLASVLGDSPRSIAETLAERLRGRVDPDRIKGVEVAGPGFVNFRFAQDYLFDGLADLLAQGDTFGQTDVGAGQRALVEYVSANPTGPLNVGHGRNAVLGDTIANLLTWTGYDVAREYYYNDAGRQMRVLAQSVRARYEELTGDVPTTTLTLDDDTTVEVPETFPEDGYLGAYIVEIARALYDEHGDALRSNDDLAPFRAAAEDAIFGDIEATLRDLNIDMDGYANEQALHDEGRVETVLDGLADAGYTYEEEGALWFKTTEFGKEDDTVLVKQTGEPTYRTPDIAYHAAKFERGFDLMVDVFGADHHAAYPDVLSALDVLGYETDRVDVVLYQFVTLVRGDEPVKMSTRRANYVTLDDLIEQVGADVTRFFFLMRSPDTHLNFDLELAEEESEKNPVFYLQYAHARICSVLDKAEEVGFSHDEDADLSQLTHEDEIALIKELLRFPRELQNAADARAPHFVPNYLRDVATAFSQFYDNCRIIGEEDRLASARMRLALAAKTVLKNGLTVLGISAPRQM, from the coding sequence ATGAAGGATTACCTCCGAACGCAGATCCGCCATGTGCTCGACGCCCTGGGCGACGTGCCGGACGACTTCGACATTGAGCTTGAGGAACCGGACCGCCCGGAGCACGGCGACCTTGCCACGAACACGGCCCTCCGCCTCGCGAGTGTGCTTGGGGACAGCCCTCGGTCCATCGCCGAGACCCTGGCCGAACGGCTGCGAGGGCGCGTCGACCCGGATCGCATCAAGGGTGTGGAGGTGGCCGGGCCCGGCTTCGTCAATTTCCGATTCGCCCAAGACTACCTCTTCGACGGGCTCGCCGATCTCTTGGCGCAGGGCGACACGTTCGGCCAGACGGACGTGGGGGCTGGACAGCGCGCACTGGTCGAGTACGTGAGCGCCAATCCCACCGGTCCCCTCAACGTGGGACACGGCCGCAATGCCGTGCTCGGGGACACGATCGCTAACCTGTTGACCTGGACTGGATACGACGTCGCGCGCGAGTATTACTACAACGACGCCGGGCGCCAGATGCGCGTGCTCGCCCAGTCGGTGCGGGCCCGCTACGAGGAGCTGACGGGAGACGTCCCCACCACGACCCTCACGCTCGACGACGACACGACCGTGGAGGTGCCTGAGACCTTCCCCGAGGACGGCTACCTGGGGGCCTACATCGTAGAGATCGCTCGGGCCCTGTACGACGAGCACGGGGACGCCCTCCGCTCTAACGACGACCTAGCGCCGTTCCGGGCGGCCGCGGAGGACGCTATTTTCGGCGACATCGAGGCCACCCTCCGTGACCTCAACATTGACATGGACGGCTACGCCAACGAGCAGGCCCTCCACGACGAGGGGCGGGTGGAAACGGTGCTCGACGGCCTCGCCGACGCCGGCTACACCTACGAGGAGGAAGGGGCGCTCTGGTTCAAAACCACCGAGTTCGGCAAGGAGGACGACACGGTGCTCGTAAAGCAGACCGGTGAGCCTACGTACCGCACCCCCGACATCGCCTACCACGCCGCCAAGTTCGAGCGCGGCTTCGACCTCATGGTCGACGTTTTCGGGGCCGACCACCACGCCGCCTACCCAGACGTGCTGAGCGCCCTGGACGTGCTCGGGTACGAGACGGACCGGGTCGACGTGGTTCTCTATCAGTTCGTCACGCTCGTGCGGGGCGACGAGCCCGTCAAGATGAGCACACGCCGCGCCAACTACGTCACACTCGACGACCTCATCGAGCAGGTGGGGGCGGACGTGACGCGCTTCTTCTTCCTCATGCGCTCTCCCGACACGCACCTAAACTTTGATCTGGAGCTGGCGGAGGAGGAAAGCGAGAAGAACCCCGTCTTCTACCTTCAGTACGCCCACGCCCGCATCTGCTCCGTGCTTGACAAGGCCGAGGAGGTCGGCTTCTCCCACGACGAGGACGCCGACCTCTCACAACTGACTCATGAGGACGAGATTGCCCTCATCAAGGAACTACTCCGCTTCCCTAGAGAGCTGCAAAACGCCGCGGATGCGCGGGCGCCGCACTTCGTCCCCAACTACCTTCGGGACGTGGCGACTGCCTTCTCGCAGTTCTATGACAACTGCCGCATCATCGGCGAAGAGGACAGGTTGGCGTCGGCTCGCATGCGACTTGCACTGGCCGCGAAGACAGTCCTCAAAAACGGCCTGACCGTGCTCGGCATTTCCGCCCCTCGTCAAATGTGA
- a CDS encoding SDR family oxidoreductase, with amino-acid sequence MTVAVIGAHGGIGRRLLPRLDEAGHNPIGVVRSENQFATIRDRGAEPRLGDLEAEFGPALDGADAVVFTAGAGGSTGWDKTILIDLWGAERAVAACEERGIDRFVMVSSRGAGDPESRQGPIKPYIVAKHVADRTLQRSLLDETILRPTRLTDEDGTGRVAAHVDTDPDTGDPIPRADVAQAVVECLDQDITIGHAITLYGGDTPIAEAFQEAL; translated from the coding sequence ATGACTGTCGCAGTCATCGGTGCCCACGGCGGCATCGGCCGCCGCCTCCTCCCGCGCCTTGACGAGGCGGGCCACAATCCCATTGGCGTCGTTCGCTCCGAGAACCAGTTTGCGACGATCCGTGACCGCGGGGCCGAGCCGCGGCTTGGGGATCTGGAAGCGGAGTTTGGGCCGGCCCTAGATGGGGCCGACGCGGTCGTCTTTACGGCGGGCGCCGGCGGGAGTACGGGCTGGGACAAGACGATTCTGATTGATCTGTGGGGGGCGGAGCGGGCGGTGGCGGCCTGTGAAGAGCGCGGCATCGATCGGTTCGTCATGGTCAGCTCGCGGGGCGCGGGCGATCCGGAGTCGCGCCAGGGTCCCATCAAGCCCTACATCGTGGCCAAGCACGTCGCCGACCGTACGCTTCAGCGGTCGTTGCTTGACGAGACGATCCTCCGCCCCACCCGGCTTACAGACGAGGACGGCACCGGCCGCGTCGCGGCCCACGTCGACACAGACCCCGACACAGGCGACCCCATTCCGCGGGCCGATGTGGCACAGGCTGTGGTCGAGTGTCTCGATCAGGACATTACCATCGGGCACGCCATCACACTGTACGGCGGCGACACGCCGATTGCGGAGGCGTTTCAGGAGGCCCTCTGA
- a CDS encoding TRAP transporter large permease, which yields MGADLLAPLMFAGALLLIFSGYPVAFSLGGTALAFMFIGEQAGLLSWGLLQAMPSRIFGVMSNFILLAVPFFIFMGTMLEKSRLAEDLLTTIGQLFGVVRGGLAIAVVFVGALLAAATGVVGASVVAMGLISMPVMLRYGYSKELSSGVITAAGTLGQIIPPSIVLIVLADQLGISVGDLFIGALVPGVALASLYALYAGGVALLWPDVAPALPADTRDISPGRLAKRVLLVMLPPLVLILLVLGSIFAGVATPTEAGALGAVGAMALAAANGRLSMDALHETMDETMRLTSMVMFLLVGSTAFSLVFRGLGGDFWVEGLLTNLPGGVIGFLIVANLVIFLLGFFIDFFEIAFIIIPLLQAPAARLLPPEFGATADAALVWFGVMVGMNLQTSFLTPPFGFALFYLRGVAPDEVDTTQIYRGAVPFIVIQVLGLVALALYPEMVTWAL from the coding sequence ATGGGTGCCGATCTTCTCGCCCCGCTGATGTTTGCGGGGGCCCTCTTGCTGATCTTCTCCGGGTACCCCGTTGCGTTTTCCCTCGGGGGCACGGCGCTCGCCTTCATGTTCATCGGCGAGCAGGCGGGGCTTCTCAGCTGGGGCCTTCTCCAGGCGATGCCGTCCCGGATCTTCGGGGTGATGTCGAACTTCATCCTCCTGGCGGTGCCCTTCTTCATCTTCATGGGTACCATGTTGGAGAAATCGCGCCTAGCCGAGGACCTGCTTACGACGATCGGGCAGCTGTTCGGGGTGGTACGCGGCGGCCTCGCGATCGCCGTCGTGTTCGTGGGGGCGTTGCTGGCCGCGGCCACGGGCGTGGTGGGGGCGTCGGTGGTGGCGATGGGGCTTATCTCGATGCCCGTCATGCTGCGGTACGGATACTCCAAAGAGCTGTCCTCCGGCGTCATCACGGCGGCGGGAACCCTCGGCCAGATCATCCCGCCGAGCATTGTGCTGATCGTGCTGGCCGATCAGCTCGGCATCAGCGTGGGGGACCTCTTCATCGGGGCGCTCGTGCCGGGCGTCGCCCTGGCGAGCCTCTACGCCCTGTACGCGGGCGGGGTGGCGCTCCTCTGGCCCGACGTGGCGCCGGCCCTGCCTGCGGACACCCGTGACATTTCACCGGGACGGCTCGCCAAACGCGTGCTTCTCGTGATGCTGCCGCCGCTCGTCCTCATTCTGCTCGTTCTGGGCAGTATCTTCGCCGGGGTGGCGACCCCTACCGAGGCCGGAGCGCTCGGGGCGGTGGGGGCCATGGCCCTCGCCGCGGCCAACGGGCGCCTGTCGATGGACGCCCTCCATGAGACCATGGACGAGACCATGCGGCTGACCTCCATGGTCATGTTTTTGCTCGTGGGCTCCACAGCCTTCTCGCTCGTGTTTCGGGGGCTGGGGGGCGACTTCTGGGTGGAGGGGCTGCTGACGAACCTCCCGGGTGGGGTGATCGGCTTCCTGATTGTGGCCAACCTGGTTATCTTTCTGCTCGGGTTCTTTATCGACTTCTTCGAGATTGCGTTCATCATCATTCCGCTGCTACAGGCGCCGGCCGCCCGGCTGCTGCCGCCGGAGTTTGGGGCGACGGCGGACGCCGCGCTCGTCTGGTTTGGCGTAATGGTGGGGATGAACCTGCAGACCTCGTTTCTGACGCCGCCCTTCGGGTTCGCGCTCTTCTACCTCCGTGGGGTAGCGCCCGATGAGGTCGACACCACCCAGATCTATCGGGGGGCGGTCCCGTTCATCGTGATTCAGGTGCTCGGGCTGGTGGCATTGGCGCTCTATCCCGAAATGGTCACCTGGGCCCTGTGA
- a CDS encoding DUF819 domain-containing protein translates to MFSSPLVSEPMAIIALFSAILGGVFWLDSFEVFEPLFKYLPPVIWAYFVPMLCTTVGLTPAESPVYDWMSAYLLPFSLFLLMITVDLKAILRLGPMALFMMCAGTLGIIVGGPVVFALFGPFFEDPVAWKGFAALSGSWIGGTANMVAMKQSFGTPDSTLGPLLVVDVVAGYGWMGVLIFLSAYQAHFDGWMEADTSAMDRLNEKMKNMEDQLRPVTLRDLALMIGLALAATVAAKTVGATMPEIGTADATVISTDTWAILLVVTGGLLLSFTSLQEMENAGASRLGYFALYLLLTSIGAKADLAAVLDVPLYLLAGVLWILIHIAFLLAAARMVKAPLFFVATGSMANVGGAASAPIVAGVYLPAMAPVGLLMGVAGYILGIYAALGCGWLIGLVAV, encoded by the coding sequence GTGTTTTCTTCTCCCCTGGTCTCCGAGCCGATGGCGATCATCGCGCTCTTCAGTGCCATCCTCGGCGGTGTCTTCTGGCTGGATTCGTTCGAGGTCTTCGAGCCCCTCTTCAAGTACCTCCCGCCGGTCATCTGGGCGTACTTCGTGCCCATGCTGTGCACCACCGTTGGCCTTACGCCTGCCGAAAGCCCGGTGTACGACTGGATGTCGGCCTACCTGCTGCCCTTCTCGCTCTTTCTCCTTATGATCACGGTCGACCTAAAGGCCATCCTCCGTCTGGGCCCGATGGCGCTGTTCATGATGTGCGCGGGTACGCTCGGCATCATCGTGGGCGGGCCGGTCGTGTTTGCGCTGTTTGGTCCATTCTTTGAGGATCCGGTGGCCTGGAAAGGGTTCGCCGCGCTCTCGGGAAGCTGGATCGGGGGCACGGCCAACATGGTGGCGATGAAGCAGAGCTTCGGCACTCCGGACAGCACGCTCGGCCCGCTCCTGGTGGTGGACGTGGTGGCCGGCTACGGCTGGATGGGCGTGCTCATCTTCCTGAGCGCATACCAGGCCCACTTCGACGGCTGGATGGAGGCGGACACGTCCGCGATGGACCGCCTGAACGAAAAGATGAAAAACATGGAGGACCAGTTGCGGCCCGTCACCCTCCGCGACCTCGCGTTGATGATCGGCCTCGCTCTCGCCGCTACTGTGGCGGCTAAGACCGTCGGGGCCACAATGCCGGAGATCGGTACCGCAGACGCCACCGTCATCAGTACAGACACCTGGGCAATTCTGCTCGTGGTAACGGGAGGGCTCCTGCTCTCCTTTACCTCCCTACAGGAGATGGAGAACGCGGGGGCGTCCCGGCTCGGCTACTTCGCGCTGTACCTGCTCCTCACGTCCATCGGCGCCAAGGCCGACCTCGCTGCCGTACTGGATGTCCCTCTGTATCTGCTGGCGGGGGTCCTGTGGATCCTCATCCACATCGCCTTCCTGCTGGCCGCCGCCCGGATGGTGAAGGCCCCGCTCTTCTTCGTAGCCACCGGCAGTATGGCCAACGTCGGTGGGGCCGCCAGCGCCCCCATCGTGGCGGGCGTCTATCTGCCGGCGATGGCGCCCGTGGGCCTGCTCATGGGCGTCGCCGGCTACATCCTGGGCATCTACGCGGCACTCGGCTGCGGCTGGCTGATCGGACTCGTGGCGGTGTAG
- a CDS encoding AAA family ATPase, giving the protein MPDLFDEQAEKARQERAPLADRMRPRTLDEFVGQEHFIGEGKLLRRAIEADRVTSVLFCGPPGTGKTTLARIVARTTEAHFTSLNAVLSGVNDLREAIQKAKNRLKHHQTRTILFVDEVHRFNTAQQDALLPHVENGTVTLIGATTENPYFEVNDALVSRSRVFELEPLAEEHLRQVAAMTLTDEERGYGGRDVEVTEAALDHLIGTANGDARSVLNALELAVETTAPDAEGTVYIDLDVAEDSIQQRAVLYDKEGDAHFDTISAFIKSLRGSDPDAALYWLARMLYAGEGPRFILRRLVIFAAEDVGLADPRALQVAQSAAEGFEYVGMPEGQFLLAECCLYLATAPKSNSTFAYFDALDHVREEQTDDIPQHLKDPSRDKDGLGHGEGYKYPHAYREHYTPQQYLPNEMQGTYFYDPSEQGYEEAIAERLEQWRERDFDEDVVKRAHQYADDEA; this is encoded by the coding sequence ATGCCTGATCTTTTCGACGAGCAGGCGGAGAAGGCCCGCCAGGAGCGTGCCCCCTTGGCCGACCGCATGCGCCCCCGCACGCTCGATGAGTTCGTGGGCCAGGAGCACTTCATTGGCGAGGGCAAGCTGCTGCGTCGTGCCATCGAGGCGGATCGGGTGACGTCCGTCCTCTTTTGTGGCCCCCCCGGCACGGGCAAGACGACCCTCGCCCGCATCGTCGCCCGCACGACCGAGGCGCACTTCACCTCCCTCAACGCGGTGCTGAGTGGTGTCAACGACCTCCGCGAGGCCATTCAGAAGGCCAAAAACCGCCTGAAGCACCACCAGACGCGGACCATTCTCTTCGTCGACGAGGTCCATCGCTTTAACACAGCGCAGCAGGACGCGCTTCTGCCGCACGTGGAGAACGGCACGGTGACCCTGATCGGCGCTACGACCGAGAATCCGTACTTCGAGGTGAACGACGCGCTGGTGAGCCGCTCACGCGTCTTTGAGCTGGAGCCGCTGGCGGAAGAGCACCTGCGGCAGGTGGCGGCCATGACGCTCACCGACGAGGAGCGCGGCTACGGCGGCCGCGACGTGGAGGTCACGGAGGCGGCACTCGATCACCTGATCGGCACGGCCAACGGCGACGCCCGCTCGGTTCTCAACGCCCTGGAACTGGCCGTCGAAACCACCGCGCCGGACGCTGAAGGGACCGTCTACATTGACCTCGACGTGGCGGAGGACTCGATTCAGCAGCGGGCGGTGCTGTACGACAAGGAGGGCGATGCCCACTTCGACACCATCAGTGCCTTCATCAAAAGCCTGCGCGGCTCGGACCCGGACGCGGCGCTCTACTGGCTCGCCCGCATGCTCTACGCTGGGGAGGGGCCCCGCTTCATCCTCCGCCGCCTGGTCATTTTCGCCGCTGAAGACGTGGGCCTGGCCGACCCGCGGGCCTTGCAGGTTGCCCAGAGTGCCGCCGAGGGGTTCGAGTACGTGGGCATGCCGGAGGGACAGTTTCTCCTGGCGGAGTGCTGCCTCTACCTCGCCACCGCGCCGAAAAGCAACAGCACGTTCGCCTACTTCGACGCGCTCGATCATGTCCGCGAGGAGCAGACCGACGACATCCCGCAGCACCTGAAGGACCCGAGCCGCGACAAAGACGGCCTGGGGCACGGCGAGGGCTACAAGTACCCCCACGCCTACCGCGAGCACTACACCCCACAGCAGTATCTCCCCAATGAGATGCAGGGGACTTACTTCTACGATCCCAGCGAGCAGGGCTACGAGGAGGCCATCGCTGAACGGCTGGAGCAGTGGCGGGAGCGGGACTTCGACGAGGACGTGGTGAAACGAGCGCACCAGTACGCCGACGACGAAGCGTAA
- a CDS encoding citrate synthase → MASSVPSDTSVLFATDHGSVERTTQGRVRLRFGGTSWILASSDVPTLRATTRSLASEVYHCERDCRWQLRVDGHPTVVLDSDEVLRLDALLDGAVTMLELDTILDDASVTRPVVA, encoded by the coding sequence ATGGCTTCTTCCGTCCCGTCGGACACGTCCGTTCTTTTTGCGACCGATCACGGCTCCGTGGAACGCACAACACAGGGCCGCGTCCGCCTGCGGTTCGGCGGTACGAGCTGGATTCTGGCGTCGTCGGACGTGCCAACCCTGCGCGCCACCACGCGGTCGCTGGCGAGCGAGGTGTATCACTGTGAGCGCGACTGTCGATGGCAGCTTCGCGTGGATGGGCACCCGACGGTCGTGCTCGACTCCGACGAGGTGCTTCGGCTCGACGCGCTGCTCGACGGAGCAGTGACGATGCTCGAACTTGACACCATTCTGGACGACGCGTCTGTTACCCGACCGGTCGTGGCGTAG
- the lgt gene encoding prolipoprotein diacylglyceryl transferase, producing the protein MLLQIHWDVDPTIFRWGVLAPRWYGLLFALGFLIGFYLMRHVFEREGKPEADLDYLLFYLLGGTILGARLGHILFYAPGYYFSNPLEIPMIQRGGLASHGGLIGVVLAIWLYCRRREDQPFLWLLDRLAAPVALTGSLIRLGNFFNSEILGVPTDLPWGVVFERAARVRRGIEAIPLHPVQLYESICYFLVFVLLWRLYQRHGADTPRGQLVGLFFTLIFGVRIVLEFFKMRQIHFEAALPMGLSMGQLLSVPAVAIGLWLWQRASTPSSSPAHP; encoded by the coding sequence ATGCTCCTGCAGATCCACTGGGACGTCGACCCGACGATCTTTCGTTGGGGTGTTCTCGCCCCGCGCTGGTACGGCCTTCTGTTCGCACTGGGCTTCCTGATCGGCTTCTACCTCATGCGGCATGTCTTCGAGCGGGAGGGCAAGCCGGAAGCAGACCTCGACTACCTGCTGTTTTATCTGCTGGGGGGGACGATCCTCGGGGCCCGCCTCGGACACATTCTGTTCTATGCACCAGGTTATTACTTCAGCAATCCGCTCGAAATCCCCATGATCCAGCGGGGGGGGCTTGCAAGCCATGGGGGGCTCATCGGCGTCGTGCTGGCCATATGGCTCTACTGCCGCCGCCGCGAGGACCAGCCGTTCCTGTGGCTGCTCGACCGCCTCGCCGCCCCGGTCGCACTCACCGGAAGCCTTATCCGTCTCGGCAACTTCTTCAACTCCGAAATCTTGGGCGTGCCCACCGACCTGCCCTGGGGCGTGGTCTTCGAGCGTGCGGCCCGGGTGCGGCGGGGCATCGAGGCCATTCCCCTCCATCCCGTGCAGCTCTACGAGTCGATCTGTTACTTTCTCGTCTTCGTCCTCCTGTGGCGGCTGTACCAGCGGCACGGGGCCGACACGCCACGCGGCCAGCTGGTGGGGCTGTTCTTCACACTGATCTTCGGCGTCCGCATCGTGCTGGAGTTCTTTAAGATGCGACAGATCCACTTCGAGGCAGCACTGCCGATGGGACTCAGCATGGGCCAGTTGCTCAGCGTCCCCGCCGTGGCGATCGGCCTCTGGCTGTGGCAGCGGGCCTCCACGCCGTCTTCGTCTCCCGCCCACCCTTAG
- a CDS encoding cupin domain-containing protein, which translates to MPVHSFDALDRSEKMPGYLGAFLHGDNMTVTNWEVEAGASFPEHDHPHEQISIVVEGEFELTIDGTPETLTPGRVAVIPPDMPHSGRAVTACRIIDVFSPVREDYQ; encoded by the coding sequence ATGCCTGTCCATTCGTTTGATGCCCTCGACCGCTCCGAAAAGATGCCCGGATACCTGGGGGCGTTTCTGCACGGGGACAACATGACCGTCACGAACTGGGAGGTGGAGGCGGGGGCGTCGTTTCCCGAGCACGACCACCCACACGAGCAGATCTCGATCGTCGTGGAGGGCGAGTTCGAGCTCACGATCGACGGCACGCCCGAAACTTTGACGCCGGGGCGCGTTGCTGTCATTCCGCCTGACATGCCCCACTCGGGTCGGGCCGTCACCGCTTGCAGGATCATCGATGTGTTCAGCCCCGTCCGGGAGGACTACCAGTGA
- a CDS encoding xylulokinase — translation MLLGYDIGSSAIKAALLDPDTGNAVASARAPSDHEMSMEARHPGWAEQPPGRWWRHVQAATDTLRSMPSADLQAVRAIGLTYQMHGLVLVNKAHEVLRPSIIWCDSRAVDIGREAFEALGREWCLSHLLNSPGNFTAAKLAWVKRNEPEVYGRVHKAMLPGDYLALKLTGTVRTTPSGLSEGTLWDVQRQDVAVNLLDYFDLDPSLWPETVPTFSEQGTVTASAASTLGVPSGVPVAYRAGDQPNNAFSLNVLEPGEVAATAGTSGVIYGVGDTPGYDRQSRVNTFLHVNHEPGERLRYGTLMCVNGTGILNRWLRGILAGANGLSYEEMNEEAAQAPIGAAGLTVLPFGNGAERTLGDRDLGASVHGLNFNVHGRPHLLRAAQEGIVFALRYGLDIMQAMGLSAETVRAGHANMFLSPLFATTFATLTDTTVELLRTDGSEGAARGAGVGAGLYSTPSDAFEGLEPVKTVSPNPTHASAYAEAYDRWTHTLAHQLNRTT, via the coding sequence ATGCTTCTCGGCTACGACATCGGCAGCTCGGCGATCAAGGCCGCCCTACTGGACCCCGACACCGGCAACGCGGTGGCCTCCGCCCGCGCCCCATCGGACCACGAGATGAGCATGGAGGCCCGGCACCCGGGTTGGGCCGAGCAGCCGCCCGGACGCTGGTGGCGTCACGTACAGGCCGCCACGGACACGCTCCGCTCAATGCCCAGCGCCGACCTTCAGGCCGTGCGGGCCATCGGCCTCACCTACCAGATGCACGGTCTCGTGCTGGTGAACAAGGCACATGAGGTGCTGCGCCCGTCCATCATCTGGTGTGACAGTCGGGCCGTGGATATTGGCCGGGAGGCCTTCGAGGCGCTCGGGCGGGAGTGGTGTCTCTCCCACCTCCTCAACAGCCCCGGCAACTTCACGGCCGCCAAGTTGGCCTGGGTGAAGCGGAACGAGCCCGAGGTCTACGGCCGAGTCCACAAGGCCATGCTGCCCGGCGACTACCTCGCCCTCAAGCTCACCGGGACCGTCCGCACGACCCCGTCGGGCCTTTCCGAAGGAACACTCTGGGACGTACAGCGGCAGGACGTGGCCGTCAACCTGCTCGACTACTTCGACCTCGACCCAAGCCTCTGGCCGGAGACGGTGCCGACCTTTTCCGAGCAGGGCACCGTCACCGCATCCGCCGCCTCGACCCTGGGCGTGCCGAGCGGCGTGCCTGTAGCCTACCGGGCGGGGGACCAGCCCAACAATGCGTTCTCGCTCAACGTGCTGGAGCCGGGGGAGGTGGCCGCCACCGCCGGCACGTCCGGCGTCATTTACGGCGTCGGCGACACGCCCGGCTACGACCGGCAGTCCCGCGTCAACACCTTCCTCCACGTCAATCACGAGCCCGGGGAGCGCCTCCGCTACGGCACCCTCATGTGCGTAAACGGCACCGGCATCCTGAACCGGTGGCTGCGCGGCATCCTTGCTGGCGCCAACGGTCTCTCCTACGAAGAGATGAACGAGGAGGCCGCCCAGGCCCCCATCGGGGCCGCGGGCCTGACGGTGCTCCCCTTCGGCAACGGGGCGGAGCGCACCCTGGGCGACCGCGACCTTGGGGCGTCGGTGCATGGACTCAACTTCAACGTCCACGGCCGGCCGCATCTGCTCCGCGCCGCGCAGGAGGGCATCGTCTTCGCCCTGCGCTACGGCCTCGATATCATGCAGGCGATGGGGCTCTCTGCCGAGACGGTCCGTGCCGGCCACGCGAACATGTTTCTGAGTCCCCTTTTCGCCACCACTTTCGCCACCCTCACGGACACGACCGTCGAGCTACTCCGCACCGACGGGTCCGAAGGGGCCGCCCGGGGCGCCGGGGTCGGTGCTGGCCTCTACTCCACCCCGAGCGACGCCTTTGAGGGCCTGGAGCCCGTGAAGACTGTATCTCCGAATCCCACACACGCCTCGGCCTACGCGGAAGCGTACGATCGCTGGACCCACACGCTCGCTCATCAACTCAACCGCACGACGTGA
- a CDS encoding TRAP transporter small permease subunit → MDRWLRWARRIDRLNDRIGRLLYWLTLAMVGVGAFNALARYLDKYTGLGLSSNMWIEMQWYLFSLVFLLGAAYTLEYDDHVRVDVLYSRLSRRGRAWVDILGTLCFLLPFCGLVLWMSIPFVSNSWAILEGSPDPGGLPRYPIKTVIPLALLLVMAQGVALVIRKVAVLRGYEVTNPVDRESQPRAG, encoded by the coding sequence ATGGACCGCTGGCTCCGGTGGGCCCGCCGCATCGATCGCCTGAACGACCGGATCGGCCGCCTGCTCTACTGGCTGACCCTGGCGATGGTGGGGGTCGGCGCGTTCAACGCTTTGGCCCGCTACCTCGACAAGTACACGGGGCTCGGGCTGAGCTCCAACATGTGGATTGAGATGCAGTGGTACCTCTTCAGCCTCGTCTTTCTGCTGGGGGCGGCCTACACGCTGGAGTACGACGACCACGTGCGGGTCGACGTGCTGTACAGTCGGCTCTCACGCAGGGGCCGGGCGTGGGTCGACATCTTGGGCACGCTGTGTTTTCTCCTGCCGTTCTGTGGGCTGGTGCTGTGGATGTCGATCCCGTTCGTGAGCAATTCCTGGGCCATCCTGGAGGGGTCGCCCGATCCTGGCGGCCTGCCCCGCTACCCGATCAAAACCGTCATCCCGCTGGCGCTCCTGCTGGTGATGGCGCAGGGCGTGGCCCTCGTGATCCGGAAGGTGGCCGTGCTCCGTGGATACGAGGTCACGAACCCGGTGGACCGCGAGTCTCAGCCCCGCGCAGGGTGA
- a CDS encoding sulfurtransferase: MSTYANPDVLVSTDWAADRLDDPDVQFVEVDVDTSAYEEGHVPGAVGWNWETQLADTQTRDLASKEDFQSLLRSSGIDDDTTIVLYGDNDNWFAAWAFWELTYYGHEDTKVLDGGRKKWLAEDYPLSTEAPDYEDGNWTASAPDNSIRAFSGYVQQTLDRDDVELVDVRSPEEFSGEKLGPDGLNEGAQRGGHIPGAHNISWSEAVNEDGTFKSAEELREIYEERGITPDKETIAYCRIGERSSHSWFVLSQLLGHPRVRNYDGSWTEWGSLVGVPIETGADPVAA; this comes from the coding sequence ATGAGTACCTACGCGAATCCCGATGTTCTCGTCTCCACCGACTGGGCTGCCGATCGCCTCGATGACCCCGACGTGCAGTTTGTCGAGGTGGACGTCGACACCTCCGCCTACGAGGAGGGCCACGTCCCCGGCGCCGTCGGATGGAACTGGGAAACACAGTTGGCCGACACGCAGACGCGCGATCTGGCGTCGAAAGAAGACTTCCAGTCGCTCCTGCGCAGTTCGGGCATCGACGACGACACGACGATTGTTCTCTATGGCGACAACGACAACTGGTTTGCCGCCTGGGCCTTCTGGGAGCTCACGTACTACGGCCACGAGGACACGAAAGTCTTGGACGGCGGCCGCAAAAAGTGGCTCGCCGAGGACTACCCCCTGAGCACCGAGGCGCCGGACTATGAGGACGGCAACTGGACCGCCTCGGCCCCCGACAATTCCATTCGCGCCTTCTCCGGGTACGTTCAGCAGACGCTCGACCGCGACGACGTGGAGTTGGTCGACGTCCGCTCTCCAGAAGAGTTTAGCGGCGAAAAGCTGGGCCCAGACGGCCTGAACGAGGGTGCGCAGCGCGGCGGTCACATTCCCGGCGCCCACAACATCAGCTGGAGCGAGGCCGTGAACGAGGACGGCACCTTCAAGAGCGCCGAGGAGCTCAGGGAGATCTACGAAGAGCGCGGCATCACGCCCGACAAGGAGACCATCGCCTACTGCCGCATCGGCGAGCGGTCGAGCCATAGCTGGTTCGTTCTCTCGCAGCTGCTCGGGCACCCGCGCGTCCGGAACTACGACGGCTCGTGGACCGAGTGGGGCAGCCTCGTGGGCGTGCCCATCGAGACAGGGGCCGACCCTGTGGCGGCGTAG